A single Lolium perenne isolate Kyuss_39 chromosome 6, Kyuss_2.0, whole genome shotgun sequence DNA region contains:
- the LOC127326409 gene encoding heavy metal-associated isoprenylated plant protein 47 — MAQMIVIKVEMTSDKCRSKAMALVAATVGVDSVALAGDGKDMVVVVGDGIDSVKLTTALRKKVGHAQLVQVGDAKKWKTHAAATAVVEYPWNYYQYPPHAVPVYEHHAGAYGYHYPSNTCSIM; from the coding sequence ATGGCGCAGATGATCGTGATCAAGGTGGAGATGACGTCCGACAAGTGCCGGTCCAAGGCCATGGCGCTGGTGGCGGCCACGGTGGGGGTGGACTCGGTGGCACTGGCCGGGGACGGCAAGgacatggtggtggtggtcggcgacgGCATCGACTCTGTCAAGCTCACCACTGCGCTGCGCAAGAAGGTTGGCCACGCGCAGCTCGTGCAGGTCGGCGATGCCAAGAAGTGGAAGAcacacgccgccgccaccgctgttGTCGAGTACCCGTGGAACTACTACCAGTACCCTCCGCACGCCGTGCCGGTTTACGAGCACCACGCCGGCGCCTATGGTTACCACTACCCGTCCAACACCTGCTCCATAATGTAG